Within the Zerene cesonia ecotype Mississippi chromosome 10, Zerene_cesonia_1.1, whole genome shotgun sequence genome, the region TTGGAAAGATATTTTACTGCTTAATATCTTCAATCTATTTTGTACCTAAATAATGAGATATGGTTTCTAGGCAacgatttaaattgtaaaattaatgtgtTTCAAGGATATCgtaatttaaagaatatttagcTTTACCATGTGATTTTTAAGGGATTAATTATTCGAGTGAGTGATTGGAAAAAGTATATTCCTATAGTGTAATCATAGTGCAAAAATTtccgagggggtcgcggacaAATTCCAACAAGCACCCGTGGCTCCTTCACTtatgtggctcgacggaacacagtggggttttagtcgataggaatccgacataacccacgacctcttccccgggggccgtgggtatctatgcaagatttccccactataaaaaaaaaagtgtaaaaatttattattctactcTTAATCAATTAGATAAATTGTAACGAATATGTAAGTGTTATAATAGGTAACAGATAAGGAACGATGGGGTTGTCAGCATCATTTTGTACAAAaccttcataaataaaaaaaatatttataaacatgaaaCATATAcctatgtgttttttattagatgGGATACCTAGAAGTAGTAATACCCCCGGACTTCATACCCGAGGAAACATCAGGGGATACAATGGTACCTGAAGGTGGAACGGCTAGAGTTTCATGCAGAGCTCGGGGCATACCGCCACCGAGAGTCATGTGGAAGCGGGAAGATGGTCAAGAAATTGTTATAAGAGACAGTACGGGCATCAAAACTAAAGGTATCGTaactatacaaaatatacaaccatatcattttaattaggacagataaatatttctagaaaGAGCTATCATTCGTCGATCCGTCGATTCAATCGTACTATGtacactttatttattcaatagcCTAAAAATacgtagaaaaataatttttctttcggAATGAATACTTAGAAAGATGAAAGGTTACGAGAcggtttaaaagatttttgtatttaatgattaatatatcgaaacctaataaaaatatgtttatatgtctTACTGGATTGATCTACAATATCTATTTGCATTGAACACAAACTTTAAGACAATGCTCTCCACGAAAACGTACAAGTCccaataatacataatttcctTGAAAGGTAACATTTACGTGCTGTATTGTTTTCTAAATAACACATGTAAAGGTAATCCGGGTCTCCAAAACAAATAGCGTTAGCGATAAAATCAACATTCCCACACGCAAACCTGAATAATAGTGATTGAAAGCATGCGTTAGAATGACTTATTTTCGATAATTCTAGAAAATTACCAAAGTAATAAAGTTACTTTATCAACCTCATTTTGCGTAGCGAAGAATGGGAATAGCGTATTCATTAACTGATGATCTTCgtcaatttgaaataaaactatatattagGAATTCCTGCAACAGAATaagcataataatttatcgagCACTTCATAGTTTCATGCTATGATATCGagaaaattcaaacattttgttGTGAATAATTGATATACCTAATTTACCATTTTCTACTATCtcttatctacactaatatatcAGAagtataatagtaattttataaataggaaactattatatttttatatgattttaacgTATTCACacaaaaccactggaccgatttcaaaaattctttcaccattagaaagctgcaatttcactGAGTGATAAAGGCTAAATACTATGGGCTAAGCCGTGGCTAACAAttgtcttataaattaaaagtgaagtcTCCTAGTGGGGTGTGGGGCAGgtgcataattaaaaattctttacttTAGTCATCAACTTTGTATGTCTTGTCAGAACAAGAAGCCTTTATTGTAGTCTAAGTCGTATGAAGATCAAaatcattacataataataattaatatagcaAGTGGGTATACCTTACGCGTATTTAATTCAGAATAGTGTCTTTAGAAACACAAGTTTATCCTCAGATATCACCCTCAAATTTCTGTTTTCCTTATAACGGGCGCACCctcttatttgtaaataatactaattaacCCGCCATTTTGATTCGGGTAACGCAGTCATGCAACGAGATCCTCTGCCATCCCCTCTTGATCTTTAATTCCGTTTTTATCCTTAATTACTTAAGTCcttctatctatataaaatagttgcGAATATAACCTAAACAACAATTAcagtgtatataaaatatttatagtcgAAAATTCCTcctaaaacacaaataaaagatATGGAAACGagaaataagtataattcTAAAAATCGTATCTTTCATTGCTACATAATGTTAACCTGACTAGATGCCgggaaaatatttcatttgtctAAGTTTATTTCAATGGTGCAAGGACAGCATTGTTTTTctgaatatgtatataatacgaATGTCTGTGTGACCGCATTTGTGGCGCTACAATGAGCTGCGCGGCGACTATTCTCGGGATGAGTTTCGCGTCCAGTATTGTTTAAAGTTTGTCGTAATTAGTAGAGTTCTGCTCTGAATAGACTTCTAGGTCTCATTGTACTAACACTGCGAGACCTTTGTACGGATCACTGAAAAAATCTTACCGAAATCCAATTTCAACTTGTAAAAGAACGAACAAAACGTTACGGCACTTGAAGATAATAAGTCTGTCAAAATGTTGTTCATATATCTTTTGTTTCTGCGTATATCTTGTgacattataatgaatttttttgtgaaaagagtgtaaattattaaataaaacagaaagtacacttttaacttttaatattatttacgcaaaaaaaaacgaatggCGCTCTCGTCCGCTTTGTTTTATTGTCTTACTTGAGAAATACAGCATTATTCGTTTAATGTTTACAGTACTAACTTATCAAGGTGAAGTGTTGAAGTTGACGAAGATATCTCGTTCTGAAATGGGGACATACTTGTGTATAGCGGGTAATGGAGTGCCGCCTACCGTCAGTAAGAGGATCCACATTAGTGTTCATTGTAAGTTGATACTTTCTCCACACTTATTATTCTTCTCACGAACCTCCTCTAATAAAAAGACTCCGTATAATTTTTGCTACAAGATCAGGAGCAATTTGATCCTATTTTGTTTCGATAAATGGGCATTTACAGaaataagtaggtacctacgcTAACTAACGGGCGATGGTTAATTAAGAACTATTAAAGCTTcaagttattttgtaatataaaatatgggtattttaaataattgttactaaTTAGCGCAGCGTTTTGGAACTAGTTCATATTTTGAGAATATCtgttattatgaaattgataatttatctaaaataaattgtgttctTTTTACATGAAGTTCACCCAGTGATCCAGGTACCTAACCAACTAGTGGGTGCCCCCCTTGGCACGGACGTAACTCTAGAGTGCTACGTCGAATCGTCTCCTAAATCCATCAACTACTGGGTAAAGGATCCCGGTAAGAAAATTCTGTTTTTCTTTCCAAAATAAGAGTAGTAGATAAATGTAGTATTAATATCCTCCATGAATATTCTTCCCttggaaaaaatattgaatggtCGGTATTCAAAAATTGATATGGATTGGAATCTAATCTCGTTATTATCAAAGTAAATCTATAGACAAATCAAATCCAAACAAAGAAATGTTCacaacaacaattttattacagatTTATGTAAACACGGAGACCAATTATTAACTGAGCAAAGAATcccaaaataaaaacgaaacaaattaaaaagcgGATATAAAACTCTAGGTGTCTGCCCgaagtttttacatttttcataaaacttgCGGTGGAAAGATGAAATTCTAATATTGGatttaaaagcaaatgttttaagtaataaattgttcCGCAGGTGAACTGATAATACCATCTGAGCACCACGAGATGACTGTCAGGCAAAAATCCATGTTTGAAGCTGAAATGTCCatgactataaaaaatatcagacGCGAGGATCTTGGAAGCTATATTTGTGTAGCCAAGAACTCTCTTGGAGATGTCGAAAGCAAAATAAGATTATATGGTAAGTAAAATAAGTGATACATCTACTTATGAtggtaaagaaaaatacatgtacaaagcactttttaatttacgttGTTTTGTAGAAATCCCAGGAAATGGCAGACACGTTTATCAATATCCAGATGAAAGAACAACTTCAGATGAGGAGTACGGCACCGAAATATATGACGACGATTTTGACAACAAAGTCGACGAGAAAAGCAATCGTGTGCCTGATCGCGCGAACAAATGGTACGCAAACGAAGGTAAAATTATCCTGACAACACCCAACAAGGCCATCGTTTTATCCACGTCGCTGACAATTACGACTATTTTCTTAGGCTTAATTAAACACCTACTTTAAACTTGTgcgaaataatgaaaataaac harbors:
- the LOC119829546 gene encoding lachesin-like, which gives rise to MLVHLLVLSTALAAAPSGKHGGKEVPEFGEPITNLTVPIGRDAAFKCIVVNLGNYRVGWVKADTKAIQAIHDHVITHNHRVSVSHSDHSTWYLHIKNVQEEDRGQYMCQINTDPMKSQMGYLEVVIPPDFIPEETSGDTMVPEGGTARVSCRARGIPPPRVMWKREDGQEIVIRDSTGIKTKVLTYQGEVLKLTKISRSEMGTYLCIAGNGVPPTVSKRIHISVHFHPVIQVPNQLVGAPLGTDVTLECYVESSPKSINYWVKDPGELIIPSEHHEMTVRQKSMFEAEMSMTIKNIRREDLGSYICVAKNSLGDVESKIRLYEIPGNGRHVYQYPDERTTSDEEYGTEIYDDDFDNKVDEKSNRVPDRANKWYANEGKIILTTPNKAIVLSTSLTITTIFLGLIKHLL